In Syntrophorhabdaceae bacterium, a single window of DNA contains:
- a CDS encoding flagellar brake protein — MAIYNSGKLLKERTHPEFTMEETGKQTIKHNKEHLGIKLGVALRIQLRGSKDTWKSTLVGMVTDRYLIVEVPPIPGLWVKLHQVNNIIVRYLHDGKVYGFYSTLVGAMDEPFRLTFLSYPEKIEIVNLRKFQRVPCLIPAVVSLNGGSYHGVFTDVSEGGCSFLFDQSGAASDVGPGLGEEVTFSVCLIGSSEVRSIGATVRSVRMIGKSMSVGTQFQDPGGDLLSSIRTYMEKVGGLDVS, encoded by the coding sequence ATGGCGATATATAATTCAGGGAAACTCCTCAAGGAGAGGACACACCCGGAATTCACCATGGAAGAGACGGGCAAACAGACAATTAAGCACAATAAGGAGCATCTCGGTATCAAGCTCGGCGTTGCTCTGCGGATCCAACTCAGGGGATCGAAGGATACCTGGAAGAGCACTCTCGTGGGTATGGTTACGGACCGGTATCTTATCGTGGAGGTGCCTCCCATACCGGGTCTCTGGGTGAAGCTCCATCAGGTGAACAATATCATCGTTCGCTATCTTCACGATGGAAAGGTCTACGGTTTCTATTCCACGCTCGTCGGTGCCATGGATGAACCATTTCGCCTGACTTTTCTCTCCTATCCCGAAAAGATCGAGATAGTGAACTTGAGAAAGTTCCAGAGGGTGCCGTGTCTTATCCCGGCCGTGGTCTCACTGAACGGGGGGTCGTATCACGGCGTCTTCACTGACGTAAGTGAAGGCGGATGCAGTTTCCTTTTCGATCAGTCCGGCGCGGCATCCGACGTCGGCCCGGGTCTCGGCGAGGAGGTCACTTTTTCGGTGTGTCTCATCGGTTCGTCGGAAGTGAGGTCTATCGGGGCCACCGTAAGGAGCGTCAGGATGATAGGGAAAAGCATGTCCGTGGGTACGCAGTTCCAGGACCCCGGCGGCGATCTCCTCAGTTCCATCCGCACGTACATGGAAAAGGTGGGAGGCCTCGATGTGTCCTGA
- a CDS encoding PAS domain S-box protein — MKRWVFLTSVLIFMAACFYLFYSTYQRVKNDEIEQLNKQQMAHAKQARAGMEGFFQHYLKILNHLARHHEIINFNEDGKRAIAEFYEASREDIRSITRVDAAGRFVYTIPDGDRYRGADISHRDFFQAMKGDLKPVVSDVITSVKGQERSMALHHPIVKNGRFVGSVAIIVSIDDLADKYLKPIRIARTGYAWVLNRKGVEMYCPVPGHIGVSIYETSGRFPSVIAMAEEMMKGKAGVTTYDYDYIADKETKKIVKHAVYMPIVIGDTFWSIVVATPENEALAAMEGFRNRLFAIIGLFVVGLFVFVFYTVKSWAVLKEAHKRMEAEEASLQSEARYRSIIENAVEGIYQSTADGRFMSVNPAFSRITGYGSPEHLTQEITDIGKQLYVDPEDRRIFERTLEKEGVVANQEVRFRRRDGKIIWVSLNGRAVKDKDGKVLHYEGTIEDVTDRRKAEEALRAETEKLQTLSENAPVGMVLISPEGRFTYVNTKFREMFGYDLGHVPDGRTWFRKAYPDKQYRTAVISAWINDFVGNEPGERKPRVFTVTCSSGKQRLITFVTMRLTSGEHLMVCEDMTELKRLEDRLRQSQKMEAIGNLAGGVAHDFNNILTTIMGYASLLQQETGDNSRARSHVEQILSASQRAANLTQSLLAFSRHRTVSLKPLNLNESLKSAEKLLKRLLTEDIEFRLILTDGDTTILADATEIDQILFNLVSNARDAMTRGGRLTIETGIVEMDSYYLKAHGFGQPGKYVSIAVSDTGTGMDEATRERMFDPFFTTKEIGKGTGLGLATVYGIVSQHNGYINVYSEPGKGATFRIFFPLAAPAAKEEEPPAVDVNGGDETILIAEDNESVMTLIKEVLRKYGYRTLEASDGEEAVEIFRDNKGIDLVILDSVMPRKNGREACEDIRKIDPGMKVLFISGHTRDTRLDRGIADEEVDFLPKPLSPIKLLQTIREILDRA, encoded by the coding sequence TTGAAACGCTGGGTGTTCCTGACCTCCGTACTGATCTTCATGGCAGCGTGCTTCTACCTGTTCTATTCCACCTACCAGCGGGTGAAGAATGATGAAATAGAGCAACTGAACAAGCAGCAGATGGCCCACGCCAAACAGGCACGGGCCGGGATGGAAGGCTTTTTCCAACACTATCTCAAGATACTTAACCATCTTGCCAGACACCATGAGATCATCAATTTCAATGAAGATGGCAAGCGGGCCATCGCAGAATTCTACGAGGCAAGCAGGGAAGACATCAGGTCCATCACGCGCGTCGATGCCGCAGGCAGGTTTGTTTACACTATTCCCGATGGTGACAGGTACCGGGGAGCGGACATATCCCACCGTGATTTTTTTCAGGCAATGAAGGGGGACCTCAAACCCGTCGTCAGCGATGTTATCACTTCCGTGAAAGGTCAAGAGAGGTCCATGGCCCTTCATCACCCCATAGTGAAGAATGGAAGATTCGTCGGTTCCGTCGCAATCATTGTTTCCATCGACGACCTCGCGGACAAGTATCTCAAACCGATCCGTATCGCGCGCACCGGCTATGCCTGGGTATTGAACCGCAAGGGTGTGGAGATGTACTGCCCTGTGCCCGGCCATATCGGCGTGTCCATATATGAGACCTCCGGCCGCTTCCCCTCCGTCATTGCCATGGCGGAAGAGATGATGAAGGGGAAGGCGGGCGTCACCACGTACGATTACGACTATATTGCCGACAAGGAAACGAAGAAGATCGTAAAGCATGCGGTCTATATGCCGATAGTCATCGGGGACACCTTTTGGTCCATCGTCGTGGCAACCCCGGAGAATGAGGCCCTGGCCGCCATGGAGGGGTTCCGCAACCGCTTGTTTGCCATTATCGGGCTCTTTGTTGTTGGTCTGTTTGTCTTTGTGTTCTATACAGTGAAGTCCTGGGCGGTTCTCAAGGAGGCCCATAAGCGGATGGAGGCCGAGGAAGCATCCCTTCAAAGCGAGGCCAGATACCGGTCCATCATCGAGAATGCCGTGGAGGGCATTTACCAGTCTACCGCGGATGGCCGCTTCATGAGTGTGAACCCCGCCTTTTCGCGGATAACCGGTTATGGTTCCCCCGAACACCTGACGCAGGAGATAACGGACATCGGAAAACAACTCTATGTGGATCCCGAGGACCGGCGTATCTTTGAGAGGACTCTCGAAAAAGAGGGGGTTGTCGCCAACCAGGAGGTCCGGTTCAGACGCCGCGACGGGAAGATCATATGGGTTTCCCTGAACGGGCGCGCCGTAAAGGACAAAGACGGAAAGGTGTTACACTACGAGGGCACCATCGAGGACGTAACGGACCGCAGGAAAGCGGAAGAAGCTCTCCGCGCAGAGACGGAAAAGCTTCAGACCCTTTCCGAGAATGCCCCTGTCGGGATGGTGCTCATCAGCCCGGAAGGCCGTTTTACTTATGTGAACACCAAGTTCAGGGAAATGTTCGGCTATGACCTCGGCCATGTGCCGGACGGCAGGACCTGGTTCAGAAAGGCGTATCCGGACAAGCAGTACAGGACTGCGGTGATATCCGCATGGATCAACGATTTCGTGGGCAACGAGCCCGGTGAAAGAAAGCCCCGTGTATTCACCGTGACCTGTTCCAGTGGAAAACAGCGGTTGATAACCTTCGTGACCATGAGGCTTACCTCGGGTGAACATCTCATGGTTTGTGAGGACATGACGGAACTCAAGCGCCTCGAAGACCGGCTTCGTCAGTCTCAAAAAATGGAGGCCATCGGCAACCTGGCGGGAGGGGTGGCACACGATTTCAACAATATCCTGACCACCATCATGGGATACGCGAGCCTTCTTCAGCAGGAAACCGGCGACAACAGCAGGGCGAGGTCCCACGTGGAGCAGATACTCTCCGCCTCCCAGAGGGCGGCCAATCTGACCCAGAGCCTCCTTGCCTTCAGCCGCCACAGGACGGTTTCCTTAAAGCCTCTCAACCTCAACGAATCCCTGAAGAGTGCTGAAAAACTGCTGAAGCGACTCCTTACGGAGGATATCGAGTTCAGGCTGATACTCACCGACGGCGACACGACCATCCTCGCCGATGCCACAGAGATCGACCAGATCCTTTTCAATCTTGTCAGCAACGCCCGCGACGCGATGACGCGGGGCGGGCGGCTCACCATCGAGACGGGCATCGTCGAGATGGACAGCTACTACCTGAAAGCCCACGGGTTCGGGCAGCCGGGGAAATATGTCTCCATCGCGGTTTCGGACACCGGTACGGGTATGGATGAGGCGACGCGGGAGCGCATGTTCGATCCTTTCTTCACAACGAAAGAGATCGGCAAGGGGACGGGCCTCGGTCTTGCTACGGTCTATGGGATCGTGTCGCAGCACAACGGCTACATCAACGTTTACAGTGAACCGGGCAAAGGCGCCACCTTCCGCATTTTCTTCCCCCTTGCGGCACCGGCGGCAAAGGAAGAGGAGCCGCCTGCCGTCGACGTGAACGGAGGGGATGAGACCATCCTGATCGCCGAAGACAACGAGTCCGTCATGACCCTCATCAAGGAAGTCCTGAGAAAATATGGCTACCGTACCCTGGAAGCGAGCGACGGTGAAGAAGCGGTCGAGATATTCAGGGACAACAAGGGAATCGATCTCGTCATCCTTGATTCCGTCATGCCCAGGAAGAACGGCAGGGAGGCCTGTGAAGATATACGAAAGATCGACCCCGGTATGAAGGTCCTCTTTATCAGCGGTCACACCCGCGACACCCGCCTTGACAGGGGCATCGCCGACGAAGAAGTGGATTTCCTCCCCAAACCTCTCTCCCCCATAAAACTGCTCCAGACAATACGGGAAATACTGGATCGGGCCTGA
- a CDS encoding AAA family ATPase: MTQSTGSFNTRRLSAAHLAADSFSYLLRHHMGYFLRMRRSFIEINAEFQKALDVMEGTNRHIFITGKAGTGKSTLLEYFRQNTRKEVAVLAPTGVAALNVQGQTIHSFFGFKPTITPEKVKRMAGPEARIYKEFDTIIIDEISMVRADLLDCVEKFLRLNGPYRKQWFGGVQMIFVGDLYQLPPVVASSEREIFTHRYDSPYFFSAQVFKEKSFEIEFIELEKVYRQTEQDFIELLNAIRNRTCTDDDIERLNRNHRPDAPYPTDGFYITLTTTNDLAAKRNLEMLEALPDRAFTLPGKTSGVFDRSSLPAEEALILKPGAQVMLVNNDKYGRWVNGTLGTVKGLSRMDGEDDRVLVRLDDGKMVEVTPNMWELFEYQYDRKTKGISTRTTGTFIQYPIRLAWAVTIHKSQGKTFDRVIIDMGRGAFAHGQVYVALSRCTNFNGIFLTKMISKGHIRMDWRVAKFLTTFQYEKADERSSYDERSAIIMDAIRRDLAIEIIYLKPNDTKSCRTIRPLSIEPMEFKGRQFEGLRAYCELRKEERTFRIDRILEINYTT; the protein is encoded by the coding sequence TTGACACAATCGACAGGCTCTTTCAATACCAGAAGACTGTCTGCCGCCCACCTCGCCGCAGACAGTTTTTCCTATCTTCTCCGCCATCACATGGGTTATTTTTTACGCATGCGCAGGTCGTTCATAGAGATCAACGCCGAGTTCCAAAAGGCCCTCGATGTCATGGAGGGCACCAACCGGCATATCTTCATTACCGGCAAGGCGGGCACGGGAAAATCGACGCTCCTTGAGTACTTCCGGCAGAACACCCGCAAGGAGGTGGCCGTGCTGGCGCCCACGGGGGTCGCCGCCCTCAACGTTCAGGGGCAGACGATCCACTCCTTTTTCGGTTTCAAGCCCACCATCACCCCGGAAAAGGTCAAAAGGATGGCAGGACCCGAGGCCAGGATCTACAAGGAGTTCGACACCATCATAATAGATGAGATATCGATGGTGCGGGCCGACCTTCTCGACTGCGTGGAAAAGTTCTTACGCCTCAACGGGCCCTATCGCAAGCAGTGGTTCGGTGGTGTCCAGATGATCTTCGTCGGAGACCTCTACCAGCTTCCGCCAGTGGTCGCGTCTTCGGAAAGGGAAATATTCACCCATCGCTATGACTCGCCCTACTTCTTCTCGGCACAGGTCTTCAAGGAAAAGTCATTCGAAATCGAGTTCATCGAGCTTGAGAAGGTCTACCGTCAAACAGAGCAGGATTTCATCGAGCTTCTGAACGCCATACGGAACCGCACCTGCACCGACGACGACATCGAGCGGCTCAACAGGAACCATCGACCCGATGCCCCCTACCCGACGGACGGGTTCTATATCACCCTGACAACCACGAACGACCTCGCCGCCAAACGCAACCTGGAGATGCTCGAGGCCCTCCCCGACCGGGCCTTTACGCTTCCCGGAAAGACAAGCGGCGTCTTCGACCGCTCGTCCCTGCCGGCGGAAGAGGCGCTCATTTTGAAACCAGGAGCCCAGGTCATGCTCGTCAATAACGACAAATACGGCCGCTGGGTGAACGGCACGCTTGGGACGGTCAAGGGCCTTAGCAGGATGGACGGCGAGGACGACAGGGTCCTCGTGCGCCTCGACGACGGGAAGATGGTGGAGGTGACCCCGAACATGTGGGAGCTCTTTGAGTACCAGTACGACAGGAAGACAAAGGGTATCTCGACGAGGACGACGGGAACATTCATACAGTATCCTATCCGCCTGGCCTGGGCAGTGACCATCCACAAGAGCCAGGGAAAGACGTTCGACCGCGTCATAATAGACATGGGCCGTGGAGCCTTCGCCCACGGCCAGGTCTACGTCGCCTTGAGCCGGTGTACGAATTTCAACGGCATTTTCCTGACAAAGATGATCAGCAAGGGTCATATTCGTATGGACTGGCGGGTGGCAAAATTCCTCACCACCTTCCAGTACGAGAAGGCCGATGAGCGCTCAAGCTACGACGAGAGAAGCGCGATCATCATGGATGCCATCAGGCGCGATCTCGCCATTGAGATCATCTATTTGAAGCCCAACGACACAAAATCCTGCCGCACCATACGACCCCTCTCGATAGAACCAATGGAATTCAAGGGCAGACAATTCGAAGGCCTTCGCGCATACTGCGAGCTGAGGAAAGAGGAACGCACCTTCCGGATCGACAGAATACTGGAGATCAACTACACCACCTGA